The Odocoileus virginianus isolate 20LAN1187 ecotype Illinois chromosome 3, Ovbor_1.2, whole genome shotgun sequence genome includes a window with the following:
- the PRDX2 gene encoding peroxiredoxin-2 produces MACGKAHLGKPAPEFQATAVVDGAFKEVKLSDYKGKYVVLFFYPLDFTFVCPTEIVAFSDRAADFHKLNCEVLGVSVDSQFTHLAWINTPRKEGGLGPLNIPLLADVTRKLSSDYGVLKEDEGVAYRGLFVIDGKGVLRQVTVNDLPVGRSVDEALRLVQAFQYTDEHGEVCPAGWTPGSDTIKPNVDDSKEYFSKHN; encoded by the exons ATGGCCTGCGGCAAGGCGCACCTCGGAAAGCCCGCCCCGGAATTTCAGGCCACCGCGGTGGTGGATGGCGCCTTCAAGGAGGTGAAGCTTTCAGACTACAAAG ggaagtACGTGGTCCTCTTTTTCTACCCGCTGGACTTTACCTTTGTGTGCCCCACGGAGATCGTAGCTTTCAGCGACCGTGCTGCGGACTTCCACAAGCTGAACTGCGAGGTGCTGGGCGTCTCCGTGGATTCTCAGTTCACCCACCTGGCTTG GATCAACACTCCCCGGAAGGAGGGAGGCCTGGGCCCGCTGAACATCCCCCTGCTGGCTGATGTAACCAGAAAGTTGTCCAGTGATTATGGCGTGCTGAAGGAAGATGAGGGGGTCGCCTACAG GGGCCTCTTTGTCATCGATGGCAAGGGTGTCCTTCGCCAGGTCACCGTCAATGATTTGCCCGTGGGACGCTCCGTGGATGAGGCTCTGAGGCTGGTCCAGGCTTTCCAGTACACAGATGAGCATGGGGAAG TCTGCCCCGCTGGCTGGACACCGGGCAGTGACACGATCAAGCCCAATGTGGACGACAGCAAGGAATATTTCTCCAAACACAACTAG
- the JUNB gene encoding transcription factor JunB gives MCTKMEQPFYHDDSYAAAGYGRTPGGLSLHDYKLLKPSLALNLADPYRNLKAPGARGPGPEGNGGGSYFPSQGSDTGASLKLASSELERLIVPNSNGVITTTPTPPGQYFYPRGGGSGGGAGGAGGGVTEEQEGFADGFVKALDDLHKMNHVTPPNVSLGASGGPPAGPGSVYAGPEPPPVYTNLSSYSPASAPSGGAGAAVGTGSSYPTATISYLPHAPPFAGGHPAQLGLGRGASAFKEEPQTVPEARSRDATPPVSPINMEDQERIKVERKRLRNRLAATKCRKRKLERIARLEDKVKTLKAENAGLSNTAGLLREQVAQLKQKVMTHVSNGCQLLLGVKGHAF, from the coding sequence ATGTGCACTAAAATGGAACAGCCCTTCTACCACGACGACTCATACGCAGCGGCGGGATACGGCCGGACCCCGGGCGGCCTCTCTCTACACGACTACAAACTCCTGAAACCCAGCCTGGCGCTCAACCTGGCCGACCCCTACCGAAATCTCAAAGCACCCGGTGCGCGGGGTCCCGGCCCAGAGGGCAACGGCGGAGGCAGCTACTTTCCCAGCCAGGGTTCGGACACAGGCGCGTCGCTCAAGCTCGCCTCATCGGAGCTGGAGCGCCTGATCGTCCCCAACAGCAACGGCGTGATCACGACGACGCCCACGCCCCCGGGACAGTACTTTTACCCCCGCGGGGGTGGCAGCGGTGGAGGTGCGGGGGGCGCAGGGGGCGGCGTCACTGAGGAGCAGGAAGGCTTCGCCGACGGCTTTGTAAAAGCGCTGGACGACCTGCACAAGATGAACCACGTGACGCCCCCCAACGTGTCCCTGGGCGCCAGCGGGGGCCCCCCAGCCGGGCCCGGGAGCGTCTACGCCGGCCCGGAGCCGCCTCCAGTCTACACCAACCTCAGCAGCTATTCTCCGGCCTCTGCGCCCTCCGGAGGAGCCGGGGCCGCCGTCGGGACAGGGAGCTCCTACCCGACGGCCACCATCAGCTACCTCCCACACGCGCCGCCCTTCGCCGGCGGCCACCCGGCGCAGCTGGGCCTGGGCCGTGGCGCCTCCGCCTTCAAGGAGGAACCGCAGACCGTGCCTGAGGCGCGCAGCCGCGATGCCACGCCGCCGGTGTCCCCCATCAACATGGAAGACCAGGAGCGCATCAAAGTAGAGCGCAAGCGGCTGCGAAACCGGCTGGCGGCCACCAAGTGCCGGAAGCGGAAGCTGGAGCGCATCGCGCGCCTGGAGGACAAGGTGAAGACACTCAAGGCGGAGAACGCGGGGCTGTCCAACACTGCCGGCCTCCTCCGGGAGCAGGTGGCCCAGCTCAAACAGAAGGTCATGACCCACGTCAGCAATGGCTGCCAACTGCTGCTTGGGGTCAAGGGACACGCCTTCTGA